The nucleotide window ATGGCGACAACATAGCGGGTGTTGTCGTTCATATCGGCAAGACGCCGCGCGGCGAATGTCGCCATGCTTACATGGTCTTCCTGATTGGCCGCCGTAGGCAGGCTATCTACGCTTGCGGGATGGGCCAAGGATTTATTCTCGCTGGCCAGCGCCGCGGCACTTATCTGGGCGACCATAAAACCTGAATTAAGTCCCGCATCTTCCACCAGGAAAGGCGGTAGCTGGCTGAGGCTGGAATCAATCAACAGTGCTACGCGTCGCTCGGATAAGGCACCTATTTCTGCGATGGCAAGCGCAAGGTTGTCCGCTACCATGGCGATCGGCTCGGCGTGAAAATTGCCGCCCGACAAGATCTGCCCCTGGTCGACAAACACCAGCGGGTTATCAGAAACTGCGTTCGCCTCAATCTCCAAACATGACGCTGCGAAGCGCATTTGATCCACGCAGGCCCCCATCACCTGCGGCTGACAGCGTAGGGAATACGGATCCTGCACCCGGTCACAATCG belongs to Gammaproteobacteria bacterium and includes:
- a CDS encoding aromatic amino acid lyase, coding for DCDRVQDPYSLRCQPQVMGACVDQMRFAASCLEIEANAVSDNPLVFVDQGQILSGGNFHAEPIAMVADNLALAIAEIGALSERRVALLIDSSLSQLPPFLVEDAGLNSGFMVAQISAAALASENKSLAHPASVDSLPTAANQEDHVSMATFAARRLADMNDNTRYVVAIELLAAAQGLDLRRPLRSNPTVEKAHGHIRRVAARWKQDRYFQPDLEAVAALIREGVFGSWINEYLERPL